CTCTTTTTCTATATTTATGCATAAAACTAAATAAATGCATAAAACGTAAAATACGGCGGTTCGTGCCATGGACAAGAAAATGACTTTACGCGAAGCTTTTGAAAGCAAGATGATGCTGCTCGATGGCGGCATGGGTTCTGTCATTCAGACTTACGGCATCAAGGGCGCGAACAACGACATGCTCTCCATCGAAAAGCCGGATATCATTCTTGATATCCAGCGCCGTTACGTGGATGCGGGCGTGGACTGCTTGACGACGAATACGTTCTCGAGCCAACGCGTAAGCCAGCACGAGTACCACCAGGAACACCGCATCGCCGAAATGAACCGCGCCGCCGTGAAAATTGCGAAGCAGGCCGCGGCAGAGGCCATGGAAAAGTACGGTCGCCAGGTGTACATTCTGGGCGACGTGGGTCCCACGAGTAAAATGCTCTCCATGAGCGAAGACGTGAACGACCCCGCGAGCCGTAGCATTACTTTCGACGAGCTGGAAGATGCCTACCTGGAACAGATTCAGGTGCTAATCGAAGAAGACGTCGATGCCATTCTGATTGAAACGATTTTTGATACGCTGAACGCGAAGGCTGCCGCCAGTGCATTCACTAAGGTGATGGAAGCGCGCGCCGCTAAAGCCGGTGACAAGGCTGCCGACCTCAAGCCCGTCGAAGTCATGTTCTCCATGACGGTGAGCGACGCTTCGGGCCGTACACTTTCGGGTCAGACGGTGGAAGCATTCGCCGTGAGCGTGATGCACATGCATCCGCTTTCTATCGGCCTCAACTGCGGTCTCGGTGCCGACGGTATGGTGCCGTACCTGCGCCGCATGGGCAAGGTCGCGCCCTGCTACATTAGCTGTCACCCGAATGCGGGGCTGCCGAACCAGTTCGGCGGTTACGATGACACGCCCGAAGACATGGTGCGCCTCATGGGCGTTTACCTGGACGACAAGCTGGTGAACATGATTGGTGGCTGCTGCGGTACCACACCGGAACACATCGCCGCCATGCGCAAAATGCTCGACGCCCTGCCGGCCGATTACGAACGCCGCAAGCCCGCGCCCAAGTACGCCACGAGCCCGCTACTCCGCCTCGCCGGTTTGGAACCGCTGTTCAAGGAACAGGTGCGCCCGAGCAACGGTGCCGACAGCTGCAACGCCGAAGACTTTGTGAAGGTCGGTGAACGCTGCAACGTGGCAGGCTCCAAGAAGTTCCTCCGCCTTATCAACGAAAAGAATTACGAAGAAGCGCTCGACATCGCCCGCAAACAAGTCGAAGACGGTGCCGATGTAATCGACGTGAACATGGACGACGGCCTCTTGGATGCAACTGCCGAAATGCAGACCTTCTTGAACTTGCTCGCATCGGACCCGGCCATCAGCCGCGTGCCCATCATGGTGGACTCTTCCCGTTTCGAAGTGATTGAAGCGGGCCTCAAGTGCGCCCAGGGCAAGTGCATCGTGAACTCCATCTCCCTAAAGATGGGCGAAAAAGCTTTCATTGAGCATGCGCTCACTATCAAGCGCCTCGGCGGCGCCGTCATCGTGATGCTCTTTGACGAAGAAGGTCAGGCCACCAACTACGAGCGCCGCGTGCAGATTGCCGCCCGCGCTTACGACATCATGGTCAAAAAGCTCGGCTTCGACCCCTCCGACATTATTTACGACCCGAACGTCTTGACAGTCGCTACAGGCATGGCGGAACACAACGCCTATGCCATTGACTTTATCCGCGCCGTCCGCTGGATTATGGACAACCTGCCTGGCGTCCGCATTTCGGGCGGTCTTTCGAACCTTTCCTTCGCTTTCCGTGGCAACAACTATCTGCGCGAAGCGATGCACACCACGTTCCTGCATTACGCGATTCCGAACGGCATGGGCATGGCCATCATGAACCCGAGCGCAATCATCGAATACAAGACGATTCCGCTGGAACTCCGCATGGCCATTACCGAAGTCATCTACAATACGGAACCGGATGCCAGCGAAGCGCTCATCGAAATTGCAAGCCGCATGACCGCAGCCGCTGCTGCCGCCAAAGAAGCGGGCACCAAGTACGACCCGAAGGCAATTTTCGCCATGAGCACAGGTGCCAGCAGCTCATCTGACGACGGCGCCAACGCCGCCGCAGACGCAAAGCCCACGACGCCCGAAGAACGCCTGCAAGAAGCTCTCCTTAAAGGAACTTCTACAACGCTTCAGCCCGACCTGATGGAACTCATCAACCGCGGCGATAGCCCGGTGGGAATTATTTCTGGCCCGCTAATGGACGGCATGAACGAAGTCGGTCGTCGCTTCGGTGAAGGCAAAATGTTCTTGCCGCAGGTGGTCAAAACCGCACGTACCATGAAGAAGGCCGTGGAAATTTTGCAGCCCTATATTGAAGCGGGCAAAGACGCCAACGCATCGAGCCGCGGCAAGATCGTGATCGCCACCGTGAAGGGCGACGTGCACGATATCGGCAAGAACATCGTCTCCGTGATTATGGCCTGTAACGGCTATGAAATGGTGGACCTCGGCGTGATGGTTCCCGAAGATGTCATCGTGAAGGCGGTCATCGAAAACAAGGCCGACATCTTGAGCCTCTCTGGACTGATTACGCCCTCGCTCGAAGAAATGTGCACGGTGGCAAAGGCCATGCAGGACGCTGGCCAGCGCATTCCGATTATCGTGGGTGGTGCTACAACCTCGCCCACGCACACCGCCGTAAAGATCGCCCCGTGCTACGACGGCCCCGTATTCCATGTGCGCGATGCCGCCAGCAACCCAGGCCTTGTGCAAAAGCTTTTGGATCCAGCGACTAGCGAACAAACCATTCAGGAAAACCGGGTCGAACAGCAGAGAATCCGCGACAAGCAAAACGGCATACAGACCGAAGCCGCAAGCGCCATGGCCGCAGCCGAAAAGACTCCCGAAGAACGCCGCTATCAATGCGACTGGAGCAAGTACCAGCCTGTGGAACCGCCGTTCATGGGCGAAAGCAAGCTCCCGCCGATTCCGCTCGAAAAAGTCATTCCGCTTATCAGCTGGGAATACTTCTTCTTCACTTGGAAAATCAAGCCCGAAGAGGAAGAAGCAAAAAAACTCAAGGCCGATGCCGAAGCACTCATCAAGTCGCTCACAAAGCCCGAGTATGCACTGCGTGCCGTGCAGGCGTTCTACCCTGCAGCCGGTACGGAAAAGTCGGTTATCTTTAACACGGGCCGTACCGGCACCGACTCCGACCTTGTCGAAGTCGCCACGGCACGCCAGCAAAATCCCGAAGGCACTTGCCTCGCGCTCTGTGACTACGTTGCTCCTGCGAATGCGAACACCGCAAGCGTCTTCGCCGCTCCCGCCGGTAAAGATGTATTCCGCGACATCGTGGGTGCCTTCGCCGTCACCGTAAGCGACGCCTTCGTCAAGCGCCTCGAAAAGCTGAAAGCCGAACAGGGCGGCAGCGACTACGACGTTCTTTTGATGCAGACTGTCGCCGACCGCCTGGCCGAAGCCGGCGCCGAATACTTGAGCAAGGAACTCGAACGCACCAACAACTGGAAGGGCATCCGCCCGGCCGTCGGCTACCCCGTGCTCCCGAACATCAAGGAAATCTTCAATGTCGCAAAACTCATCGACTTCAACAGTGTGGGCATCAGCCTCACCGAAAACGGTGCCATGTACCCGCAAGCATCCGTGAGCGGCCTTTACATCAGCCACCCTGAAATCGACTACTTCCACGTGAAGGTGTAAGAAAAATACGCATTTTACCTTATCCAATCCGCACTCGTTGCAGATTTCTCAAAATAAATGAGCTCAAACACCCCCGGCGACACAGCCGTTTTTTCTAAAAAGAGATTATTTTAAAAACAGGTTGTTTTTAAAAGGGTGTTTTATGAAAAGTATTCTGACCGCGTTCTCCACGAAGGCAAGTCTCGCCACCGTGCTCATCGCAAGTGCAGCGACATTGTCCTCCGCAGCAATCAACATTTCCGTCGACACGCAAAAAGGTATCAAGAAAATTTCACAGTACCTGTACGGGCGCAACATTGATAAAATCAGCGATGGCGACCCCGAAGTGAATGAAGAAGAAACCGCTTTCATCAACCAGATGCTCGAAGCGGGCGTGCATATGCTGCGTGCAAACAACGGCAACAACGCCACGCGCTACAACTGGCGTCACAAAATGACCGTTCACCCCGACTGGTACAACAACGTTTACTCTCACGACTGGGCGATTACCGCACAAAAAGTCCTTGACAAAATGCCGGGTATCGACGCCATGTACGCCTTCCAGCTCACCGGTTTCGCCGCAAGCTCCACCGACTACAACTTTGGCGACTGGAACTGGAAACAAGAGCACGGATTCTACGCGACCTCGACACTCGACCTTGCAGGTGGCGGCGAAGTAGATGAAGACGGCAAGACACTCGTAAAGGCTGGCGACTACAAACTCTACAATATGGAATGGCCCGCCGACTCCACCGTCGCCATCATCCCGTACTGGCGTGACGAACTCAAGTTCGACATGAGCCGCTTTAAATACTGGAGCATGGACAACGAAATGGAAATCTGGCGCGGCACGCATTCCGACCTCGATCTACCTGTCACCGGAGATTTTCTTGTAGAACACTATATCGATGTCGCCAAGAAAGCTCGCACGCAATGGAAAGATATCAAGCTCACCGGCCCCGTTGCCGCAAACGAATGGCAATGGTGTTCCGTCGCCTCGTATAACGAACAGGACCGTCCCAAAGGCCCCGATCGCAATTACTGCTGGCTCGAATACTTTATCATGAAGGTCGCCGAAGAGCAAAAGAAATCGAGCGTGCGTCTGCTCGATGTTCTAGATATTCACTGGTACCCGAGCGAAAAGGATTACGAATCGCGCATGAACTGGCACCGCGTACTGTTCGACACCACCTACAACTACTCCGGCGCAAACGGAATCAAGATGGTAAACGGCGGCTGGGACAACGACAACCAAAAGGAATACATCTTCAAGCGTATTAACGACTGGCTCGACAAATACTTCGGCAAGGATCACGGCATCACGCTCGGCATTACCGAAACAAGCCTCATCGACGAAGACGACCCCATGGTCACAGCCCTCACCTACGCCTCGTTCATCGGCACCATGCAGGACAACGGTGTCGAGATTTTCACCCCGTGGACATGGGGCGACGGCATGTACGAAACGGTGCACCTGTTCAGCCGCTACGGCCATCCGAACCGCGTGCAGTCCACCTCCAGCAATGACTCGCTGGTGTCCGCCTACAGTTCCATCAGCAACAAGGGCGATTCGCTCACAGTCATCTTCGTGAACCGCGCCGAAAAGGACGCACAAGAAATCAACCTCGATCTTGCGGACTTCGCCTCCGACGGAACAGTCAAAACACTCACCTTGCAGAACCTCCAGGGCGAAACATTCATTTCACACACAAGCAACGCGTTGAAAGAAAACGTGGTAGATGCAAATCCGCAGGGCGGAACCACCTCTGCGACTGGCTACAGCATTAACAGTTTCAAGATGACGCTCCCCGCAAAGTCAATCACCGCAGTGCTACTCACTTCCAACAGCCCGACCGTCGTTGACGCCATCAAGCCCAAGGCGAAGGCTCGCCCCACAACGCATTACGGGGCAACAAGCCGCTTCGATACAAAAGGACGTAACGTAACCCACACCCGCACAAACCCCGGCTACTACATTCTGCGATAATTTTTATATATCCCCTTTAAGTGCATACAACTTAAAGGGTTTTATATGGAAAACAAAGAAGAGATTCAGGTCGAAGAAAACCAAGCAGAAGTTTTCGCTCTTGGGTTATCGCGTCGCCACCGTGTGGGAATGTTCCATCAAGAGCGACTTTGACCGCACCATAGAAAGACTCGCCGCCTTTATTCAAAGCGACGAGGAATCTATAGAAATCTAAAGAGAGAATTACTTTTCAACAACAATCAATTCAGGCTCGCCACGATCCGGAAGCGGCTTGAAAATTTTCACGTTCGTCTGAACCGCGGGACCGCCAAAGGCCTTCATTTCGCAAACGAAAAGGTAATTCATGCCGGCCACCACCTGCGTCGATACGCTGAGTGGCTTGAGCCCGAGATAAGCATAATCCTTGGTCGCTGCGGTAAACACAGCAGAATCTTCAGCATTGAGCGGGCGCTGTTCCGAGAAACCACCCATCAGCATTTCTTCGGTCTTGCCGGCTTCCAAGTTGCCAAAGAAGGCTTCGACTTCGCTAGCAGCAACTTCGGCACCATTTTCAGCGGCAATACGCTTATTCGAAATTCCATAGGCAAGCGTCACGTTCGCATTCGGTTCAAGCGTCTTGAGTTCTTCGGCAGATGCCTTGCGGCCACCGCTGCCATATGTGCAGAACGGCACCACCACCTTGCCGCCCAAGTCGTTAGAATCGAGGAAGGTGTAAATGGGCGGAGCAAAAGTTCCAAACATAATCGGGTAGCCCAGGTAAACCGTGTCGTACTTGTCCAATTCCACCTTCGCATTTTCAAGGGCGGGCCACTGTTTGCTATCACGCTGCGCCTTCACCGCGGCAATGGTGCTGTCGTAAGTCGAAGGATAAGCAGTCACCAGCTTTAATTCCACGGCATCGGCGTTCTTTGCCTTCGTGAAGATTTCGGCAAGCTTTTTAGTCGCACCATTCTGCGAAAAGTACACCACCACCGACTTGGTAGCGGGCGCCACCACTTCGACAGGTTCCGCCTTGGGCTCCGGTTTGGATTCCTTCTCGTTGCAGGCAGTAAACACCATCGAGGCCGCCAATACAGACATGGCAGCAACAGTCAATTTGAAATGATGGAACATTGTGTTCTCCTATTTAGCTTTTAGCCTGTTCCGGCGCAACGCCGTTTGTGCCTTCTGCAGCCGTTTTCGTTGCAGCAGCATCCGCATTAGAGCTTTCTTCTGGCGGCGGTGCCAGCTTAGTTCTTGCGCCGTAAAGTCTTTCAGAAATATGCGTGAAGGTTTCCACGATATCCGGGTCAAAATGTTTACCCGCACCTTCCACAATAATCTGCATGGCCTTTTCATAAGTGAACGGTTTCTTGTACACGCGTTCAGCCACAAGAGCATCGAACACGTCGGCCACAGCCATGATTCTTGCTGACAGCGGAATATCTTCGCCCTTGATGCGCGTCGGGTAACCCGAGCCATCCCACTTTTCATGGTGGTAATGCGCCATATCGATCGATTCGTTCAAGTAATCCGCATCAATGGTATCGCCTGCATCTTCGACCATCTTCACCAAGATTTTCCAACCTTCGGTGGTATGGCTCTTCATGATGGTGAATTCTTCGTCAGTGAGCTTACCCGGCTTATTCAGAATCAAGTCAGACACGGCAATCTTACCGATGTCATGCAACGGAGCGGCACGCTTGAGTTTTTCGATGTAGGCATCCGTGAGCACATCGACAAACTTGCCTTCAGCCTTGAGCTGACGTGCAATCGCTTCCACGTATTCAGCCGTCTTCTTAATATGGTTACCCGTGCTCTTGTCGCGCGCTTCAACCACTTCAGCGAATTCCATAATAATGACTTCCTGCATGCGCTGAATTCGTTCGTTCTGCGCTTGCACTCGCTGGATAAAGTTGTAAGTGTCGCTCGCCATCGTGTAGATGGATTCGTACAGGTGCTCAATTTCGTCTCTCGTGCGTACCCCGATTTTTCCGAGGCGTTCCACGCTGTCGCGAATGCTTTCGAGGTCCACCTTTTCGGTTTCAAGCATGCTGGCACGAGTCGTGTTGGCAGCAATCTTCATGGCTGCCAAGGACATCTGGTTCATGGGAATCACTACGCCACGCTTCACGAGTTCAAGCACGATACTCATGATGATAATTGAAAGTCCGAAGAACAGCGAAAGCATCTTGATAAAGAAGATCGCTTCGTCGCGAATGATATTTTCCATCGAGATATCAGCCGCAATATAGGCAACCGTCTTATTCGACGAATTGCGGATCGGTCGATATACGGTCAACAACCATCCGTACTTGTCATCCGAGATAATCGGTTCAATCTCGCCGCCGGCCAAAAGAGTCGACAAATACGGTTCAAAACTCGGATCGAATTCCACAACATCGCCCGGAGAACCTCCCGGTTCGCCATCGGTATCCAAGTCAAACACGACATGGCACCCGTCCTGACGAATCTGGTACACGTACAGGTACTTGGTCTGCGGGAAGCTTTCGCGAATAGAACCAAGAACCGTCCGCACAAAACCGTAGTCATCCACTTCGTAGCCACGGTTGATGTAATCCTCGACCTTTTCAGGATTAATCACGGTCGACGCCGCCTTGGTCACACCTTGTGCAATACTGATAAAGCTATTGACGGAGTTTTCGCGGTACAAGAAAAAGCCAATCGTACAGGCGAGGCCGCCCAAAAGAACTTCAGCCGCAATCACCATGTAAACCACCTTGCGCAGCAAGGAAGTGCGGACCATCTTTTTCATGACATCGTTGCTGTTGACGCGCAGGAACACCCTATTCAAGTGGTTCTTGATAAAGCGGGGAATAAAGCGGAAAAGGAACACCGCAAAAACAACGACAACACCCTTGTCAAAGAAGTCGATAACGATGTCTGCCCAAAGCTGCGAAGTAAATTTGCTCCAGCCAAGGACTTCGTGGAATGCAATCGAGAACGGAGCCGAAATGCCTTCGCCAAAATTGAATCCGTACAGGAAATAGGTAAATACAGATCCGATTCCGCCGCCGATCAAGGCAAACGAAAGGATCACGACAAACAGGCGCGGAATGTTCTTGAAAAAGCGCTGGTGGTAAAAGAATGTTGCAAGGGCTGCAATAAAAATACTGATCACCCCGTAGAACATGGTCACGGGGTCCGAAATACCGTTAATCGCATTCGAGGTAAAACCGACTATAACCGCAGGAAGGTTGCCGCCTAGCATCGCGGTTAAAATTGTTCCCAAGCAATCCAAGAAAAGCGGCAAGTGCAAAGCAATCGCTATTTTCGCAGGAATGATATTCAGCAACAGGCCTGCTGCAATAAGCATCAAGACGCTTTTTAAGCTAGAGCCGTTTTCGAAATCAAAAAACTTTTTGAGAGCCGTTTTCATTTGACCCAATACATCCTTCTTAATACTCTTAAAATAAATAAAAAAAGGACTCTCACGAGTCCTACTTTATAATTTCCACTATTTTTTTGTTGTTTGTGGCCCCTGAAACCACCGAAACATCGCGTTTATGCACATGAAAATGTTCGGCTAGGAGTTCGCAGATGGCTTCGTTCGCCGCTCCATCTACCGGAGGAGCCTTGACTTCGACCTTGTAGCTTCCGTCCGGGAGCTCGGTCACGCTTTCGCGTTTGCTCCGGGCATGTACCTTGATGTTTATTCGCATAAAGTACTAAGCAAGCACGTTTCCCGGGGCAGCCGGGCGAGCCTTCAGCTCTTCCTGCATGCGCTGGTCATTTTCCATGGCCGTCAAAAGTTCTTCCTGGCCTCTGATCAAGGCGCGGCAGCGGATGAAATAGTTTGTACGTAACTGCTTGAGCTGTTCGATTTCCATGCGGAGCTCTTCGGCCTCTTTCTTGGTGGACTCCACCTCGCGGACCGCTCTTGCCTTTGCTTCGGCAACGATAATTTCGGCTTCCTTTTCGGCGGTGGCCTTAACTTCGTCAACCGTCTTCTGCATGGTGACTACGGCATCTTGAATCGTCTTTTCAATCTGGCGGTAGTAATTCACGCGCTCTTCGGCAACCTTCAGACGTTCCGTAAGGTCAGTCTTGTCTCTGGACATCTGTTCGAAAGCGTTGGCAGCTGTTTCCAAAAATGCCTTGACTTCTTCAGGATCGATTCCATTGAAATTCTTCTTGTGGAAGCTCTGATTTCGGATATCCAGTGGTGTAAGTTCCATACTAAAACCTGCAAAAAAATGAGTATTTGCCGTTTTGGGCGTCAACTGAAATATAATAACTTGCCGCCTGAGGTGGCAAAGACATTAAAAAATAAGCTATAAAATGCCGTTTTACGTATACTAATTTACACATAATGGAGTATATTTGAATTATAGCGTTTATGATCAAGTTTCTAAAGGACTTTTGGGGAGCGCAAGATACACTGGAACGAAAAATGTTCTGGTCGATCTTGGTGGTTGTTACCGTAGTGGCAACCTGCTCTGCCATCTTTACCATTTACGAGGGACTGAACTTCTCGGCGTCCCTCGCCAGTCTCGGCTGTGCCGTGCTTTGTTTCGTGATAGCCTTTGTCGCCGTAAAGACAGCGCTCTATAACCAGTGTTACCTGGTCATGTGCTGCGCGCTCAGCTGTTTTTTAATGCCCATGCTGTTCTTGTTCTGCGGCGGTATCACAAGCGGCATGCCGCTTTACTGCATTACCTCGCTTGCACTGATTGCCTTTGCGACTCGCGGAGCCGCCAAAAGAATCTCCTTTTTTATTTCACTGATAGTCCAAGCAGCAACCATCTATATATCGTGGAAAAACCCAAACGTCGTATTTGTAGAACTGGACCGCGACGGAGCCTACCTCGACATTCTGGTAACGCACATTCTCACGGGCATTACACTCTTTGCAGTCGGTTCGTTCTCACTGATATCGTATGTGCAGGAACGCGAGAAAAGAGAAAAGCTTGTCGCCCAGCTGGACTACCTGTCGGTCAGGGATTCCCTTACCGGCCTTTACAACCGCAGGTACTTGCTCAAGTTCCTCGAAGAAACTGTCTGGAAACACCGCAACGAATACTTTATCGCCATGTTCGACTTGGATAATTTCAAACAAGTTAACAGTAAGTACGGACACACCTTTGGTGACACCGCCATTTGCACCATAGGCAAGCTCATTCAAAAGAGCGAAGACGAAACATCCGGCGAAATCGTCACCCGTTTCGGCTGCGAAAAGTTTATCTACCTCATCAACGCCGGTTCCGAAGTCGAAGCCTATGCCAAGGTAGAATCCATACGCAAGGCCGTTCGTCAGGTTCGCTTCGAAG
This uncultured Fibrobacter sp. DNA region includes the following protein-coding sequences:
- the metH gene encoding methionine synthase encodes the protein MDKKMTLREAFESKMMLLDGGMGSVIQTYGIKGANNDMLSIEKPDIILDIQRRYVDAGVDCLTTNTFSSQRVSQHEYHQEHRIAEMNRAAVKIAKQAAAEAMEKYGRQVYILGDVGPTSKMLSMSEDVNDPASRSITFDELEDAYLEQIQVLIEEDVDAILIETIFDTLNAKAAASAFTKVMEARAAKAGDKAADLKPVEVMFSMTVSDASGRTLSGQTVEAFAVSVMHMHPLSIGLNCGLGADGMVPYLRRMGKVAPCYISCHPNAGLPNQFGGYDDTPEDMVRLMGVYLDDKLVNMIGGCCGTTPEHIAAMRKMLDALPADYERRKPAPKYATSPLLRLAGLEPLFKEQVRPSNGADSCNAEDFVKVGERCNVAGSKKFLRLINEKNYEEALDIARKQVEDGADVIDVNMDDGLLDATAEMQTFLNLLASDPAISRVPIMVDSSRFEVIEAGLKCAQGKCIVNSISLKMGEKAFIEHALTIKRLGGAVIVMLFDEEGQATNYERRVQIAARAYDIMVKKLGFDPSDIIYDPNVLTVATGMAEHNAYAIDFIRAVRWIMDNLPGVRISGGLSNLSFAFRGNNYLREAMHTTFLHYAIPNGMGMAIMNPSAIIEYKTIPLELRMAITEVIYNTEPDASEALIEIASRMTAAAAAAKEAGTKYDPKAIFAMSTGASSSSDDGANAAADAKPTTPEERLQEALLKGTSTTLQPDLMELINRGDSPVGIISGPLMDGMNEVGRRFGEGKMFLPQVVKTARTMKKAVEILQPYIEAGKDANASSRGKIVIATVKGDVHDIGKNIVSVIMACNGYEMVDLGVMVPEDVIVKAVIENKADILSLSGLITPSLEEMCTVAKAMQDAGQRIPIIVGGATTSPTHTAVKIAPCYDGPVFHVRDAASNPGLVQKLLDPATSEQTIQENRVEQQRIRDKQNGIQTEAASAMAAAEKTPEERRYQCDWSKYQPVEPPFMGESKLPPIPLEKVIPLISWEYFFFTWKIKPEEEEAKKLKADAEALIKSLTKPEYALRAVQAFYPAAGTEKSVIFNTGRTGTDSDLVEVATARQQNPEGTCLALCDYVAPANANTASVFAAPAGKDVFRDIVGAFAVTVSDAFVKRLEKLKAEQGGSDYDVLLMQTVADRLAEAGAEYLSKELERTNNWKGIRPAVGYPVLPNIKEIFNVAKLIDFNSVGISLTENGAMYPQASVSGLYISHPEIDYFHVKV
- a CDS encoding glycoside hydrolase family 44 protein, giving the protein MKSILTAFSTKASLATVLIASAATLSSAAINISVDTQKGIKKISQYLYGRNIDKISDGDPEVNEEETAFINQMLEAGVHMLRANNGNNATRYNWRHKMTVHPDWYNNVYSHDWAITAQKVLDKMPGIDAMYAFQLTGFAASSTDYNFGDWNWKQEHGFYATSTLDLAGGGEVDEDGKTLVKAGDYKLYNMEWPADSTVAIIPYWRDELKFDMSRFKYWSMDNEMEIWRGTHSDLDLPVTGDFLVEHYIDVAKKARTQWKDIKLTGPVAANEWQWCSVASYNEQDRPKGPDRNYCWLEYFIMKVAEEQKKSSVRLLDVLDIHWYPSEKDYESRMNWHRVLFDTTYNYSGANGIKMVNGGWDNDNQKEYIFKRINDWLDKYFGKDHGITLGITETSLIDEDDPMVTALTYASFIGTMQDNGVEIFTPWTWGDGMYETVHLFSRYGHPNRVQSTSSNDSLVSAYSSISNKGDSLTVIFVNRAEKDAQEINLDLADFASDGTVKTLTLQNLQGETFISHTSNALKENVVDANPQGGTTSATGYSINSFKMTLPAKSITAVLLTSNSPTVVDAIKPKAKARPTTHYGATSRFDTKGRNVTHTRTNPGYYILR
- a CDS encoding flavodoxin; this encodes MFHHFKLTVAAMSVLAASMVFTACNEKESKPEPKAEPVEVVAPATKSVVVYFSQNGATKKLAEIFTKAKNADAVELKLVTAYPSTYDSTIAAVKAQRDSKQWPALENAKVELDKYDTVYLGYPIMFGTFAPPIYTFLDSNDLGGKVVVPFCTYGSGGRKASAEELKTLEPNANVTLAYGISNKRIAAENGAEVAASEVEAFFGNLEAGKTEEMLMGGFSEQRPLNAEDSAVFTAATKDYAYLGLKPLSVSTQVVAGMNYLFVCEMKAFGGPAVQTNVKIFKPLPDRGEPELIVVEK
- a CDS encoding HD-GYP domain-containing protein, giving the protein MKTALKKFFDFENGSSLKSVLMLIAAGLLLNIIPAKIAIALHLPLFLDCLGTILTAMLGGNLPAVIVGFTSNAINGISDPVTMFYGVISIFIAALATFFYHQRFFKNIPRLFVVILSFALIGGGIGSVFTYFLYGFNFGEGISAPFSIAFHEVLGWSKFTSQLWADIVIDFFDKGVVVVFAVFLFRFIPRFIKNHLNRVFLRVNSNDVMKKMVRTSLLRKVVYMVIAAEVLLGGLACTIGFFLYRENSVNSFISIAQGVTKAASTVINPEKVEDYINRGYEVDDYGFVRTVLGSIRESFPQTKYLYVYQIRQDGCHVVFDLDTDGEPGGSPGDVVEFDPSFEPYLSTLLAGGEIEPIISDDKYGWLLTVYRPIRNSSNKTVAYIAADISMENIIRDEAIFFIKMLSLFFGLSIIIMSIVLELVKRGVVIPMNQMSLAAMKIAANTTRASMLETEKVDLESIRDSVERLGKIGVRTRDEIEHLYESIYTMASDTYNFIQRVQAQNERIQRMQEVIIMEFAEVVEARDKSTGNHIKKTAEYVEAIARQLKAEGKFVDVLTDAYIEKLKRAAPLHDIGKIAVSDLILNKPGKLTDEEFTIMKSHTTEGWKILVKMVEDAGDTIDADYLNESIDMAHYHHEKWDGSGYPTRIKGEDIPLSARIMAVADVFDALVAERVYKKPFTYEKAMQIIVEGAGKHFDPDIVETFTHISERLYGARTKLAPPPEESSNADAAATKTAAEGTNGVAPEQAKS
- a CDS encoding DUF167 domain-containing protein, which produces MRINIKVHARSKRESVTELPDGSYKVEVKAPPVDGAANEAICELLAEHFHVHKRDVSVVSGATNNKKIVEIIK
- a CDS encoding DivIVA domain-containing protein — its product is MELTPLDIRNQSFHKKNFNGIDPEEVKAFLETAANAFEQMSRDKTDLTERLKVAEERVNYYRQIEKTIQDAVVTMQKTVDEVKATAEKEAEIIVAEAKARAVREVESTKKEAEELRMEIEQLKQLRTNYFIRCRALIRGQEELLTAMENDQRMQEELKARPAAPGNVLA
- a CDS encoding GGDEF domain-containing protein, translated to MIKFLKDFWGAQDTLERKMFWSILVVVTVVATCSAIFTIYEGLNFSASLASLGCAVLCFVIAFVAVKTALYNQCYLVMCCALSCFLMPMLFLFCGGITSGMPLYCITSLALIAFATRGAAKRISFFISLIVQAATIYISWKNPNVVFVELDRDGAYLDILVTHILTGITLFAVGSFSLISYVQEREKREKLVAQLDYLSVRDSLTGLYNRRYLLKFLEETVWKHRNEYFIAMFDLDNFKQVNSKYGHTFGDTAICTIGKLIQKSEDETSGEIVTRFGCEKFIYLINAGSEVEAYAKVESIRKAVRQVRFEEHPELQLTISGGLLPCNSKSASDVKQLLFRVDELVVSAKNQGKNQIRNMVEN